The sequence GGCAGACGAATATGCGGCCGTCGCCGATCTGCCCGGTGCGGTTTACCTTCATTACGGCCGCCACCACCAGGGGCACGTCCGCGTCCTCCAGCACCACCGAAACCATCCGCTTGGGGACGTACTTCATGCCCCCTTCCTGCCTCTGAAGCTCGGGGCTCACGGCAAAGGTTACCTCCCCGGCAATGCCTTTTTGCTTGCCCCTCCCCAGCACTTTCCAGGCGGTCATTCCCGGAAACCCCAAAGCCTCCAGCACTCTCTTGGTAGCCGTCATCTTGCTCGGCCGGATGAT comes from Clostridia bacterium and encodes:
- a CDS encoding P-II family nitrogen regulator, encoding MKEIVAIIRPSKMTATKRVLEALGFPGMTAWKVLGRGKQKGIAGEVTFAVSPELQRQEGGMKYVPKRMVSVVLEDADVPLVVAAVMKVNRTGQIGDGRIFVCPVEEAVRIRTGEKGPAAL